One Lysinibacillus sp. OF-1 DNA segment encodes these proteins:
- a CDS encoding DUF1648 domain-containing protein, whose translation MLIIVGIFIIVGILETMTPHLTRKTNVFGVSIPEPYVKHPQLQLWKKRYSQIIGGIAGLFLLGQIGFSLSPMQEEKTSLISFILLYVMLLLSSGLYMSYHVKTKNLKGQEQWETNIKTVHVTDLTIRQKDETLSPLFFSLPIIMTLALIVFTYMNYDTIPAIFATHWNGAGEADGWTEKTRLSVISMPLILLAIQISFFIMGQGMKSAKIQLSAQAREASVHRELTQRKYGSWYLAAINFSMTILFIALHYTTVILHDQTAPYFFPLFLVFNIVTLGGLLVLIWKLSKSNERFDEVHTNETAAADDQYWKWGIFYCNKNDPSLLVPKKFGIGWTVNFANKWSYIIIGITLLPILLVIFI comes from the coding sequence ATGCTTATAATAGTAGGCATCTTTATCATTGTTGGTATTTTGGAAACCATGACACCACATTTAACAAGAAAAACGAATGTTTTTGGTGTTTCCATACCAGAACCTTATGTCAAGCATCCTCAATTACAGCTTTGGAAGAAGCGTTATAGTCAAATTATCGGAGGAATTGCAGGCTTATTTTTACTAGGTCAAATCGGATTCTCTTTGTCGCCTATGCAAGAGGAGAAAACGTCTTTAATCTCCTTTATCCTTTTGTATGTCATGCTCCTGCTATCATCTGGTCTTTACATGAGTTACCATGTTAAAACGAAAAATTTAAAGGGACAGGAACAATGGGAAACAAACATTAAAACGGTGCATGTAACAGACTTAACAATCCGCCAAAAAGATGAAACACTATCGCCCTTATTTTTTAGTTTACCTATCATCATGACACTGGCATTGATTGTTTTTACGTACATGAATTATGACACCATTCCAGCAATTTTTGCCACGCATTGGAATGGTGCAGGGGAGGCGGATGGTTGGACTGAAAAAACTAGGCTCTCCGTCATCAGTATGCCACTGATATTATTAGCGATACAAATTAGCTTTTTCATCATGGGCCAAGGGATGAAAAGTGCCAAAATTCAATTGAGTGCACAGGCTAGAGAAGCCTCAGTTCATCGGGAACTGACTCAACGCAAATATGGTAGCTGGTATTTAGCAGCGATTAATTTTAGTATGACGATTCTATTTATTGCTTTACATTATACAACCGTTATTTTACATGACCAAACAGCCCCATACTTTTTCCCTCTTTTTCTTGTCTTTAATATCGTTACATTAGGTGGCTTACTAGTATTAATTTGGAAGCTCAGTAAAAGCAATGAACGTTTTGATGAGGTACATACAAATGAAACAGCTGCGGCAGATGATCAATACTGGAAATGGGGGATTTTTTATTGTAACAAAAACGATCCATCCTTATTAGTGCCGAAAAAATTTGGAATCGGATGGACTGTCAATTTTGCGAATAAATGGAGCTACATCATAATCGGTATTACCTTATTGCCAATTTTATTGGTGATCTTCATATAG
- a CDS encoding GntR family transcriptional regulator — MQIRLDPNSELQLYKQLANQLIEFIAKGELKNGDTLPAVRAMATDLGINVSTVSKSYHELEEKGLIELKPKAKAVIIGGQKRELEETEVEKVENALKPIMAEAFARGFEKEQITSLFQRILKQWK; from the coding sequence ATGCAAATACGGTTAGATCCAAATAGTGAATTGCAGCTTTATAAGCAATTAGCCAATCAATTAATTGAATTCATCGCAAAAGGTGAACTGAAAAATGGTGATACATTACCAGCGGTGCGTGCGATGGCTACGGATTTAGGTATCAATGTAAGCACAGTGAGTAAGAGCTACCATGAACTCGAGGAAAAAGGGTTAATCGAATTAAAACCGAAAGCGAAGGCAGTCATTATTGGTGGGCAAAAGCGAGAGCTGGAAGAAACAGAGGTTGAAAAAGTGGAAAATGCTTTAAAGCCAATTATGGCGGAAGCTTTTGCACGTGGGTTTGAAAAAGAACAAATAACAAGTTTGTTCCAGCGAATTTTAAAACAATGGAAGTAG
- a CDS encoding carboxymuconolactone decarboxylase family protein — protein MNERFTKGLDTIKQYMTEEEVTQMITSDPLADVAPDLRKMIIEFAYGDVYARPGLEAKNRALVVITAVVTQGAAPQTKTHIQRGYHAGLTQTEIVEALLQLVPYIGFPKVQNALTIAQQVFAEKI, from the coding sequence ATGAATGAACGTTTTACAAAGGGGCTTGACACAATCAAACAATATATGACTGAGGAAGAAGTAACACAGATGATTACATCCGATCCATTAGCCGATGTGGCACCTGATTTACGCAAAATGATTATTGAATTTGCTTATGGTGATGTCTATGCACGACCAGGATTGGAGGCCAAAAATCGAGCACTTGTCGTGATAACAGCAGTTGTCACACAAGGTGCTGCGCCGCAAACAAAAACCCATATCCAACGAGGATACCATGCAGGCTTAACACAAACAGAAATTGTCGAGGCTCTGTTACAATTAGTGCCCTACATCGGTTTTCCAAAAGTGCAAAATGCCTTAACCATTGCACAGCAAGTCTTTGCAGAAAAAATTTGA
- the argH gene encoding argininosuccinate lyase, whose product MTKLWGGRFQKSAEAWVDEFGASIGFDQQLVLEDLEGSVAHVTMLGATGILPVADVEAILGGLAQLKEKAIAGGLEFSVANEDIHLNLEKMLIDLIGPVGGKLHTGRSRNDQVATDMHLFLKKRVQEAIDLIVTFQQTLVEKAQEHIETIAPGYTHLQRAQPISFAHHLMAYFWMLERDKQRFTESIKRIDILPLGAGAMAGTTFPIDRLKSAELLGFSEVYANSMDAVSDRDFIVEFLSNASLLMAHLSRFAEEIIIWSTDEFKFIELDDAFSTGSSIMPQKKNPDMAELIRGKTGRVYGNLMGLLTVLKGTPLTYNKDMQEDKEGMFDTVHTILGSLKIFEGMIRTMTVNTERLHQAVHADFSNATELADYLATKGMPFREAHEVTGKLVFTCIQKGIYLLNLPLEEMQQESALIEADIYDVLAPEAAVRRRHSLGGTGFEQVKIQIDKAKACLVKH is encoded by the coding sequence ATGACAAAACTTTGGGGTGGACGTTTCCAAAAATCAGCAGAAGCATGGGTAGACGAATTTGGGGCATCCATTGGCTTTGATCAGCAACTTGTGCTAGAGGACCTTGAAGGTAGTGTTGCACATGTCACAATGCTTGGTGCAACAGGAATTTTACCTGTAGCTGACGTAGAGGCCATACTAGGTGGTCTTGCCCAATTAAAAGAAAAGGCAATCGCAGGTGGGCTTGAATTTAGCGTTGCCAATGAAGATATACACTTAAATTTAGAAAAGATGCTGATTGATTTAATTGGTCCTGTTGGTGGCAAGCTACATACAGGTCGTAGCCGTAATGACCAGGTCGCGACGGATATGCATCTTTTCTTGAAAAAGCGTGTGCAGGAAGCAATTGATTTAATCGTGACGTTTCAACAAACATTAGTAGAGAAGGCTCAAGAACATATTGAAACGATTGCGCCTGGTTATACACATTTACAACGTGCCCAGCCAATATCCTTTGCGCATCATTTAATGGCGTACTTTTGGATGCTAGAGCGTGATAAACAACGCTTTACAGAATCCATCAAGCGCATTGATATTTTGCCATTAGGGGCAGGGGCTATGGCGGGAACGACTTTCCCAATCGACCGCTTAAAATCCGCAGAATTACTTGGCTTTAGTGAGGTATATGCCAACTCTATGGACGCTGTGAGTGATCGTGATTTTATTGTGGAATTTTTAAGTAATGCATCCTTGTTAATGGCGCATTTATCACGCTTTGCTGAGGAAATTATTATTTGGTCTACAGATGAATTTAAATTTATTGAATTGGATGATGCCTTCTCTACAGGTTCTTCCATTATGCCACAAAAGAAAAACCCTGATATGGCAGAGCTCATTCGTGGGAAAACAGGGCGCGTTTACGGGAATCTAATGGGCTTATTAACCGTGTTAAAGGGCACACCTTTAACGTATAACAAAGATATGCAGGAGGATAAAGAAGGCATGTTCGATACTGTGCATACCATTCTTGGTTCACTGAAAATCTTTGAAGGCATGATTCGTACAATGACCGTCAATACAGAACGTTTGCATCAAGCTGTCCATGCTGATTTTTCAAATGCAACAGAGCTAGCAGATTATCTTGCGACAAAAGGTATGCCATTCCGTGAGGCACATGAGGTGACAGGGAAGCTTGTCTTCACGTGTATTCAAAAGGGGATTTACTTATTAAATTTACCACTGGAAGAAATGCAGCAGGAAAGTGCACTAATTGAAGCAGATATTTATGATGTGTTAGCGCCAGAAGCGGCTGTTCGACGCCGTCATTCCTTAGGTGGAACCGGCTTCGAACAAGTGAAGATCCAAATTGACAAAGCAAAAGCCTGTCTTGTAAAACATTAA
- a CDS encoding argininosuccinate synthase, which produces MANKKVVLAYSGGLDTSVAIPWLKEQGWDVIAVCLDVGEGKDLEFVKNKALQVGAIESYMVDAKDEFAENYALISLQAHTWYEQKYPLVSALSRPLISKKLVEIANQVGADAVAHGCTGKGNDQVRFEVSIKALNPDLEVLAPVREWGWSRDEEIEYAMKHNVPIPATLDSPFSIDQNLWGRANEAGIMEDPWVSPPEEAYGLTVSVENAPNEAEYVEIEFIAGKPVALNGKEMKLADLIQELNAVAGAHGVGRIDHVENRLVGIKSREVYEIPGAKVLLTAHKELEDLTLVKELAHFKPVIEKKLSELIYDGLWFSPLRDALEAFLAQSQQYVNGTVRVKLFKGHAIVEGRKSPNSLYNEKLATYSKEDQFNHASAVGFIELWGLPTVVNSSVNKK; this is translated from the coding sequence ATGGCAAATAAAAAAGTTGTATTAGCTTACTCAGGCGGACTTGATACTTCGGTAGCAATTCCATGGTTAAAAGAACAGGGTTGGGATGTAATTGCGGTATGCCTTGACGTTGGTGAAGGGAAAGACCTTGAATTCGTAAAAAATAAAGCTCTTCAAGTAGGAGCTATTGAATCTTATATGGTAGATGCAAAGGATGAATTTGCTGAAAATTATGCATTAATTTCATTACAAGCCCATACTTGGTATGAACAAAAATATCCATTAGTATCAGCACTTTCTCGCCCACTAATCTCAAAAAAATTAGTAGAGATTGCGAACCAGGTCGGTGCGGATGCCGTTGCACATGGTTGCACAGGAAAAGGTAATGACCAAGTTCGTTTTGAAGTGTCTATTAAAGCATTAAATCCTGATCTAGAAGTATTAGCACCAGTACGTGAATGGGGCTGGAGTCGTGACGAGGAAATTGAATATGCGATGAAACATAATGTACCAATTCCAGCAACATTGGATTCACCATTTTCAATTGACCAAAATTTATGGGGACGTGCCAATGAAGCAGGAATTATGGAAGATCCATGGGTATCTCCACCAGAGGAAGCTTACGGCTTAACTGTTTCTGTTGAAAATGCACCAAATGAAGCAGAATATGTGGAGATCGAGTTTATAGCTGGTAAACCAGTAGCATTAAACGGAAAAGAAATGAAGCTAGCAGATTTAATTCAAGAATTAAACGCAGTAGCAGGTGCGCATGGTGTAGGACGTATCGACCATGTAGAAAATCGTCTCGTTGGTATTAAATCACGTGAGGTTTATGAAATCCCAGGAGCAAAAGTGCTGTTAACAGCGCATAAAGAGCTTGAAGATTTAACACTTGTAAAAGAATTAGCACACTTCAAGCCAGTGATTGAGAAAAAATTATCTGAATTAATTTACGATGGGTTATGGTTCTCGCCATTACGTGATGCACTTGAAGCATTCCTTGCGCAATCACAACAATATGTAAATGGTACAGTACGTGTGAAACTGTTCAAGGGGCATGCGATTGTAGAAGGACGTAAATCACCAAATTCACTATACAATGAAAAGCTAGCAACATACTCGAAGGAAGATCAATTCAATCACGCTTCCGCTGTAGGCTTTATCGAGTTATGGGGTCTACCAACCGTAGTGAACTCATCTGTTAATAAAAAATAA
- a CDS encoding CPBP family intramembrane glutamic endopeptidase: MNRNKKLKRPVASFIVLTNVIFWPLFCLVGAVKLLGFPTWVFDVIRCLSAWSSTFAFAILFPKIYPGQSFLHFVKQKFKNRLNGSVIFSVLTIQVVIFIIILSLVMNNHQTDSIFTISSWVILSYYFFRNLLSGPLGEELGWRGFALLELQKKYSALVASIIIGFWWGLWHLPIWLTTGFMGMDLLQYSGFFMIAIIATSIIMAGFYNINQNLIIPIIIHQFFNFFIGLVNGHLVDLMMYNAILYSVAALLLIIINPKNALYKTKSIKS, translated from the coding sequence ATGAATAGAAATAAGAAGCTAAAAAGACCTGTAGCGAGTTTTATTGTCTTAACCAATGTCATTTTTTGGCCGCTTTTTTGTCTTGTAGGAGCTGTCAAGCTGTTAGGGTTTCCAACGTGGGTTTTCGATGTAATACGCTGTCTATCAGCATGGTCATCAACCTTTGCCTTCGCTATATTATTTCCGAAAATATATCCTGGACAGAGCTTTCTACACTTTGTGAAACAAAAATTTAAGAATAGGTTGAACGGATCGGTGATTTTTTCAGTGCTGACGATTCAAGTCGTCATTTTTATTATTATTTTGAGTCTAGTTATGAATAATCATCAAACAGATTCTATTTTTACAATCTCTTCTTGGGTTATACTGAGCTATTACTTTTTTAGAAATCTTTTATCAGGACCATTAGGTGAAGAATTGGGATGGAGGGGTTTTGCCCTGCTGGAGCTTCAAAAGAAGTATTCCGCATTAGTCGCCTCTATCATCATCGGGTTTTGGTGGGGGCTATGGCATTTACCGATATGGCTTACGACTGGCTTTATGGGCATGGATTTACTCCAATATAGTGGCTTCTTTATGATAGCCATCATAGCGACGAGTATTATTATGGCAGGATTTTATAACATCAATCAGAATTTAATCATCCCCATCATCATTCACCAATTCTTTAATTTTTTTATTGGTTTAGTGAACGGGCATCTCGTTGATTTAATGATGTATAATGCCATTTTATATTCAGTAGCCGCCCTGTTATTGATCATCATTAATCCAAAGAATGCATTGTACAAGACAAAATCAATTAAATCGTGA
- a CDS encoding MerR family transcriptional regulator, whose translation MYTIGQVAKFLGISRDTIKFYEEKGLVKPQQNKGNGYRSYTHFDIYDLTTVNFYREIDLEIKIIQELRRGKSIEGIRSLLEEKEQGMLEEIAYKKRQLKKLQRVKEDCEKIKQCLGTYSIKEMKPLEIMGEIDHYTAYDEYDILKENTDNFKKAVVLTSLRRVIRFNDEGILEEQFIITRKVEDDDKAIAGEIRAYPKCLYTIIEDGRWSTGGKNTDDQVEASMRKVAEEMGYELLGLVYINLLLVTYEEGLERIFLEMYVPIK comes from the coding sequence ATGTACACTATTGGACAAGTTGCTAAATTTTTAGGCATTTCTAGAGATACGATAAAATTTTACGAAGAAAAGGGATTGGTAAAGCCTCAGCAAAATAAAGGAAATGGCTACAGAAGCTATACCCATTTTGATATCTATGACCTAACAACGGTCAATTTTTATCGAGAAATTGATTTGGAAATCAAAATAATACAGGAATTAAGAAGAGGCAAGAGTATCGAGGGCATTCGCTCATTATTAGAAGAAAAAGAGCAGGGAATGTTGGAGGAGATTGCCTATAAAAAACGACAATTAAAAAAGTTACAAAGGGTCAAGGAAGATTGCGAAAAAATTAAGCAATGTTTAGGAACATACAGTATAAAAGAAATGAAACCACTAGAGATAATGGGAGAAATAGATCATTATACCGCTTATGATGAATATGACATTCTAAAAGAAAACACCGATAATTTTAAAAAAGCAGTGGTCCTTACATCATTAAGAAGAGTAATACGGTTTAATGATGAAGGGATACTAGAAGAACAATTTATAATTACCAGAAAAGTTGAAGATGATGACAAGGCAATAGCTGGGGAAATTCGAGCCTATCCAAAATGTCTTTATACAATCATTGAAGATGGTAGATGGTCTACAGGTGGTAAAAATACGGACGATCAAGTGGAAGCCAGTATGAGAAAAGTAGCCGAGGAAATGGGCTATGAGCTGTTAGGGCTTGTGTATATCAATCTACTGCTAGTTACGTATGAAGAAGGGCTGGAACGTATTTTTTTAGAAATGTATGTGCCAATAAAGTAA
- a CDS encoding SDR family NAD(P)-dependent oxidoreductase: MNKYKKTIFVTGATSGVGLKTTELLVAQGHTVYATGRNAVALKVLERLGAHVIQADLTNLHTLDDVCSQLPPIDVAILSAGVGKFAVAPALKDVDIAQMIELNVSVPIYLAKRLASAMMAQQHGHLIFIGSQAGKVATPKASVYAATKHAIVGFTNGLRMELAPYNVKVTAIHPGPIDTPFLDKANDAGGYRESLGRFLLSAEEVAQATVQTIDRPVREVNLPRIMGLSSKLYALAPATIEFLGKSFFNKK, encoded by the coding sequence ATGAATAAATATAAAAAGACGATCTTCGTGACAGGTGCAACAAGTGGTGTAGGTTTAAAAACGACAGAATTACTTGTAGCTCAAGGGCATACAGTTTATGCCACGGGTCGTAATGCTGTTGCACTAAAGGTGCTAGAACGTTTAGGAGCTCACGTTATCCAAGCTGATTTAACCAATTTACATACACTCGATGATGTTTGTTCACAGCTCCCACCCATTGATGTGGCGATTCTTTCAGCAGGTGTAGGGAAATTTGCTGTAGCCCCCGCTTTAAAGGATGTGGATATTGCTCAAATGATTGAATTGAATGTAAGTGTACCGATTTACCTTGCCAAACGATTAGCTTCTGCAATGATGGCACAACAGCATGGTCATCTAATTTTTATTGGGTCACAGGCAGGAAAGGTAGCAACACCGAAAGCGAGTGTTTATGCTGCTACCAAGCATGCCATTGTCGGTTTCACGAATGGACTTCGTATGGAGTTAGCTCCATACAATGTGAAAGTAACCGCCATCCACCCAGGTCCCATTGATACACCATTTTTAGATAAGGCAAATGATGCAGGTGGCTACAGAGAGTCCTTAGGAAGATTTTTATTATCCGCAGAAGAAGTGGCACAAGCTACAGTTCAAACAATTGACCGTCCAGTTCGTGAGGTAAATTTACCAAGGATCATGGGATTATCGAGTAAATTATATGCACTCGCACCTGCAACCATTGAATTTCTAGGCAAATCATTTTTCAATAAAAAATAG
- a CDS encoding MBL fold metallo-hydrolase, whose translation MNQYSLARKKGETTLSIVKIEIPTPYEVGDVNAFIVKGDALSIFDVGPKTMEAYDALKWGIRAAGFDMRDIEQVVLTHHHPDHAGWVDAFPHAEILGHAYNDKWLRHDEAFLSYHEQFYSERLLEHGVPQEYITKSVHVRRELELVGERPLTQILVDGDEVPGHPGLKAIETLGHAQSHFIFWDEKTHHVIGGDLLLEKITPNPLIEPPLDRTLGRPKSLLQYNESLEILRQLPIKMMHTGHGADLEDIPSLIDKRLERQHQQSLKVNELLGDDQLTVVQVTKRLYPAIFQHQLGLTLSKTLGHLDYLEANDYIKSTKTEAGIYLFQRK comes from the coding sequence ATGAATCAGTATTCACTAGCTCGTAAAAAGGGGGAGACAACTTTGTCTATAGTCAAAATAGAAATTCCAACACCCTATGAAGTAGGAGATGTCAATGCATTTATTGTAAAGGGCGATGCACTCAGCATTTTTGATGTTGGACCAAAAACGATGGAAGCCTATGATGCTTTGAAATGGGGAATTCGAGCAGCTGGCTTTGACATGCGAGATATTGAACAGGTTGTGTTAACCCACCATCATCCTGACCATGCAGGATGGGTCGATGCCTTTCCACATGCAGAAATTTTGGGGCATGCCTATAATGATAAATGGCTTCGTCATGATGAAGCGTTTTTAAGCTATCACGAGCAATTTTACAGTGAGCGTTTATTAGAGCATGGGGTACCACAAGAATATATTACAAAAAGTGTACATGTTCGTCGTGAATTAGAGCTTGTGGGTGAGCGCCCATTGACACAAATTTTGGTGGATGGAGACGAAGTGCCCGGTCATCCAGGATTAAAGGCAATAGAAACATTAGGTCATGCACAAAGCCATTTTATTTTCTGGGATGAAAAAACGCATCATGTTATTGGGGGCGATTTATTACTCGAAAAAATAACGCCCAATCCATTAATCGAGCCACCATTAGATCGTACATTAGGACGTCCAAAATCCTTACTGCAATACAATGAATCACTCGAAATTCTACGCCAATTACCCATCAAAATGATGCATACAGGGCATGGGGCCGATTTAGAGGATATTCCTTCTTTAATTGATAAACGATTAGAGCGCCAGCATCAGCAATCATTGAAAGTTAATGAGTTGCTAGGTGACGATCAATTAACGGTTGTACAAGTAACAAAACGCTTGTATCCAGCCATATTCCAGCATCAGCTAGGATTAACCTTGTCCAAAACACTAGGGCATTTAGATTATTTAGAAGCCAATGATTATATTAAATCAACGAAGACCGAAGCAGGTATCTATTTATTTCAAAGGAAGTAG
- the proC gene encoding pyrroline-5-carboxylate reductase, with product MKKIVFIGAGSMAEALMQGWIKQKVFTPQEIYVTNRSDKERLQFLHETYGVQCLFDQAIYQQADLIILAMKPKDAVAAMRDLKPKITTHSAVLSILAGIAIETITKFLGSRPIARVMPNTSATIGMSASGIAFNNEVSAAQRILFLQLLEAVGSVIEVDEDQLHAVTALSGSGPAYIYYLMEAFERVGTKVGLSKDTVRLLMTQTLAGTAEMLKQSVDEPDVLRKKVTSPGGTTEAGIQALEQYQFNEAIEACIKEAEARSRSLANG from the coding sequence ATGAAAAAAATAGTATTTATCGGTGCAGGCTCAATGGCAGAAGCATTGATGCAGGGCTGGATAAAACAAAAGGTGTTTACACCACAGGAAATCTATGTCACCAATCGCTCTGACAAAGAACGTTTACAGTTCTTACACGAAACATATGGAGTCCAGTGCCTGTTTGATCAAGCCATTTATCAACAGGCAGATCTTATCATTTTAGCAATGAAGCCAAAGGATGCTGTTGCAGCCATGCGCGATCTAAAACCTAAAATTACAACGCACTCTGCCGTTCTGTCGATTCTAGCCGGTATTGCTATTGAGACGATTACTAAATTTTTAGGAAGTCGTCCAATTGCACGGGTGATGCCTAACACATCTGCCACAATCGGTATGTCAGCAAGTGGGATAGCATTCAATAATGAGGTGTCGGCGGCACAGCGTATTCTTTTCCTCCAGTTATTAGAGGCTGTCGGCTCCGTTATTGAAGTCGATGAGGATCAATTACATGCAGTTACAGCCCTTTCTGGTAGTGGTCCTGCGTATATTTATTATTTAATGGAAGCCTTTGAAAGAGTAGGAACAAAAGTTGGTCTTTCTAAAGATACTGTACGATTACTAATGACTCAAACACTGGCAGGTACTGCTGAAATGCTCAAGCAATCGGTAGATGAGCCGGATGTTTTGCGGAAAAAAGTAACGAGCCCTGGCGGTACGACGGAGGCTGGTATTCAGGCACTAGAGCAATATCAATTTAATGAAGCCATCGAAGCATGTATTAAAGAAGCGGAAGCTCGATCTCGTTCACTTGCAAATGGTTAA
- the namA gene encoding NADPH dehydrogenase NamA → MSKLFEPYALQSISLKNRVVMAPMCMYSAQDDGMVTPFHLVHYATRAAGQVGLIILEATGVVPEGRISNKDLGIWDDAHIEGLSQLVEGMKAYGAKTGIQLAHAGRKATVDGEIFAPSAIAFSSDYKTPIEMTEEDILYVIEAFKQAAVRATKAGFDVLEIHGAHGYLISEFLSPATNKRQDQYGGSQENRYRILRQVIDAIRSVWDGPLLVRVSAEDYAEDGTTMEDFIVFSRWMKSQGVDLVDVSTGGVVPAAIHVFPGYQVSHAEAIKHGANIPTGAVGLITTAVQAEEILQNNRADLIFLARVLLRDPYWPLHAAKELGEEVQPPVQYVRGW, encoded by the coding sequence TTGAGTAAATTATTCGAACCATATGCATTACAATCCATTTCCTTAAAAAATCGCGTTGTTATGGCACCTATGTGCATGTATTCAGCGCAAGACGATGGCATGGTGACACCTTTTCATTTAGTCCATTATGCGACACGAGCAGCTGGTCAAGTTGGGTTAATCATCTTGGAAGCTACTGGTGTTGTGCCAGAAGGCCGCATCTCCAATAAGGATTTAGGCATTTGGGATGATGCACATATTGAGGGATTAAGTCAACTAGTTGAAGGGATGAAGGCTTACGGCGCTAAAACAGGCATCCAGCTTGCACATGCTGGTCGCAAAGCAACGGTGGATGGCGAAATTTTTGCTCCATCAGCTATTGCCTTTAGCTCAGACTATAAAACACCAATAGAAATGACAGAAGAGGACATTCTTTATGTAATAGAAGCGTTTAAACAAGCAGCTGTTCGTGCCACAAAGGCTGGCTTTGATGTGCTCGAGATTCATGGGGCACACGGCTATTTAATTAGCGAGTTTTTATCACCTGCGACAAATAAACGTCAAGATCAATACGGTGGTTCACAGGAAAACCGTTATCGTATCCTTCGTCAAGTTATCGATGCGATTCGCAGTGTGTGGGATGGGCCATTATTGGTACGTGTATCTGCAGAAGATTACGCTGAGGATGGCACAACAATGGAAGATTTTATTGTTTTTAGTCGCTGGATGAAATCTCAAGGTGTTGATTTGGTTGATGTATCAACAGGCGGTGTTGTACCAGCAGCTATTCATGTCTTTCCAGGCTATCAAGTATCGCATGCAGAGGCCATTAAGCATGGGGCAAACATCCCTACTGGTGCAGTTGGACTTATTACAACAGCTGTTCAAGCGGAAGAAATTCTCCAAAATAATCGCGCAGATTTAATTTTCTTAGCACGCGTTTTATTACGAGACCCTTATTGGCCACTTCATGCGGCTAAAGAATTAGGCGAAGAAGTACAACCTCCCGTACAATAC